In Sphingomonas sp. JUb134, the sequence GAGCACGCTGCCCGACTTCTCGTTCGGCGCCACGACGATGCCGCGCAGGCGGACCAGGACGTCGCCTGCCGCGAGGCCGACGCGGCCGGTATCCTGGGCTGCCGCAGGCGTTGCCGCCACACCGGCTGCAAGAGCGGCGAGGATCGCGCCCTTCATCGTCTTGTTCATCCCCCGTCTCCTTCAAATTGGGTGAGGGCGGGATAGGAGCGGCCCGGTCCGCCAGCTTTGATCCAGCCCAAAGCCGTGTTTGCGCGCGGTCAACGTGGACAGGGAGGCCACGGCGCATGAAGGTAGCGCGATGCTGACCAGCGCCCCGCCCCTCACGCGTCTCGCTTGTGCGGCCCTGTCCGGGGCCAGCGCGCTGATGCTGGCAGTGCCCGCGGGTGCGCTGCCGAGCCGGGTGCTGGTGGTGGCGACGTGCCACGGCGGGCGCGTGTCGATCCCCATCGGGGAGGACCGGCAGGGGCCGGACAAGCAATGCCCCGGCGGGTGCCACGCCGCCTGCGCGCGCAAGCGTGGGGAAGACGACGCGGACTAAGGGCCTGGACGGGCGCGGTCGGCGTTGCCACCGCCGCGACCGCTGGTACCGCGTGGCTAGGCGTGCACCATCTCTGCGCTGAGGCGTAGCGGGAGCGGTTCACCGGCTTCGGCGCGGGCGAGGCTGTCGAGGGTGGTGGCGGCGATGGCTTCGAGCGCTTCGTTGGTCAGGAACGCCTGATGGCCGGTGACGAGGACGTTCGGAAAGGTCAGCAGGCGCTGGAAGACATCGTCCTGGATGATCTCGTCGGACAGATCCTCGAAGAACAGGTCCGCCTCCTGCTCATAGACGTCCAGTGCGACGCCGCCGATCTTGCGGGACTTGAGGCCTTCGATCAGCGCAGAGGTGTCGATCAGCCCGCCGCGGCTGGTGTTCACGACGATCAGGCCGGGGCGTGCGGCCGCGATGGCTGCGGCGTCGACGATGTGGCGCGTCTCCGGCGTCAGCGGACAATGGAGGCTGACGATGTCGACCTGGCGCAGCAATTCGGCCGGCTCGACATAGCGCACGCCGATCGCTTCCAGTTCGGGATCGGGCGTGACGTCGCTTGCCAGCACCTCGCAACCGAAGCCGAGGCGAAAGGCGCGCGCGACATACCCGCCGATGCGGCCGGTGCCGATGACGCCCACCGTGCGGCCGTGGACGTTGCGGCCGATCAGCCCGTCGAGCGCGAAATTGTTTTCCCGCACGCGCGCCCAGGCGCGGTGGATCTTGCGATCGAGCGCCATCAGCAGTGCGACGGTGAACTCCGATACCGCGTGCGGCGAATAGGCGGGCACGCGCACGACCGTGATGTCCAGCGCGTCGGCGGCACGCAGATCGACGTTGTTGAAGCCGGCGCATCGCAGCGCGATGGTGCGGATGCCGGTGTTCGCCAGCGCCTCCAGCACGGGACGGTCGACCCGATCGTTGACGAAGACGCAGACCGCGTCATGGCCCTCCGCCAGCACCGCCGTCTGCTCGTCCAGCCGCGCCTCGAAGAAGCTCAGCCCGTGGCCGAACTTCGCGTTCGCGGCCTCCAGGAACCGGCGGTCGTAACCCTTGGTACTGAACACCGCGACGCGCATGCTTGTCTCCCCCTGTCAGATGCGAAGGCCGGCGGGATCGCCGAAGCGACCGGCCTGGTAATCGTGGATCGCCTGGACGATCTCCTCGCGCGTGTTCATCACGAAGGGTCCGTGGGCGACGACCGGCTCGCCGATCGGGTCGGCGTGGCCGAAGAGGAGCAGCGCGCCGGCTTCGCTTGCGAGCGCGAGCGTGTCCCCGTCGTGGGCGAGTTCTGCGAGGTGCCATTGCGGGAGCGGCTTGCCCGCGACGGCAACGTTTCCGCGCACGGCGTAGAGGAAGACGCTGCGGTCGGCGGGTGCCGGCAGGCGGACGTCGGCTTCGGGGGCGAGCGATACGACCGACATGAAGACGCCGGTGAGCGAGTCCACCGGACCCTGCCTATCGGCGAAGCTGCCGGAGATGAGCCGCAGCTCGCAGCCGGACCCGAGCGGCAGCACCGGGATCGCATCCGCCTGCACGCCGGTGTAGCGCGGCTCCGTCATCTTGAGGCGGGCGGGCAGGTTCACCCAGAGTTGCAGGATCTCCATCGGGCCGCCGGTGCGCTTGAATGCGGGCGGGGAGAGTTCGGCGTGGATCAGGCCCGAGCCGGCCGTCATCCACTGCACGCCGCCGGCATCGACCACATAGGCGTGGCCGCCGGTGTCGTGATGGGCGAGGCTTCCCTCCAGGATGAAGGTCACCGTCTCGAACCCGCGGTGCGGATGCGGGCCGAACGGGAGGCCGTGGTTGCCGGGCGAATAGGTCTGCGGACCGTGGTGGTTGAGGAACAGGAAGGGGTCGACCTGGGGCAGGCCGGGTCCGGGCAGCGGACGGCGGGTGACGAGGTCCGCAATGTCATCGCGATGGGCGGGGTGTGCGGCGACCAGGCTGCGGTCGGTCATCCGCCGAGCTCCAGCGCCATGTCCGGCCCGACGGGGACAATGCCGGTCGGGTTGATGGTGGTGTGGCTCTGGTAATAGTGGCGCTTGATGTGATCGAAGTTGGTCGTCTCGGCGACGCCGGGCAGGTGGTAGACGTCGCGCACGAAGCGGGAGAGCGCGGGATAGTCGGCGATCCGGCGCAGGTTGCACTTGAAGTGACCGTGGTAGACCGGATCGAAGCGGATGAGGGTGGTGAAGAGGCGGATGTCGGCCTCCGTCAGCGTATCGCCGAACAGGTAGCGCCCCTGCGCTAGCCGCGCCTCCAACGCGTCGAGGGCTGCGAACAGCGGGACGACGGCTTCCTCATAGGCGTCCTGTGTGGTGGCGAAGCCGGCGCGGTACACACCGTTGTTCACGTCGTGGTAGATGCGCTCGTTGAGCGCGTCGATCTCCGCCCGTAGCGGTTCGGGGTAGAAGTCACCCTTGCGCGCGCCGACGCAATCGAACGCGCTGCCGAACATGCGCAGGATGTCGGCGGATTCGTTGCTGACGAGGGTGGCGCGCTGCTTGTCCCACAGGACCGGCACGGTGACTCGGCCGCTGTAGTGCGGATCGGCGGCGGTGTAGACCTGGTGCAGATAGTCGGCGCCGTGGATCGGATCGCCGGTGACGCAGGGGCCGGCGGCGAAGGTCCAGCCGTTCTCCTGCATCAGCCAGTGGACGACCGAGACGGAGACGAGGTCTTCCAGCCCCTTCAGCCGGCGCGCGATCAGCGTGCGGTGCGCCCAGGGACAGGCGAGGCTCACGTAGAGGTGGTAGCGGCCGGGCTCCGCCGCAAAACCGCCCTCGCCGGTTGGACCGGCGGCGCCGTCGGGCGTCACCCAGTTGCGAAACTGGCTCTTGGAGCGTTCGAAGCGCCCGCCCGTCTTGCTGGTGTCATACCAGCGATCCTGCCAAACACCGTCGACGAGCAATCCCATGCGTTTCCTTCCTGGTTGCCCCGGCGGAACGCACGAGCCCGGCGAACGTCCCCGCGCGCCGGGCCGGTCGATCAGATGAACTCGATCTTGGACACCACGTAATAGCGGTCGCCGGCGGGAACCGAGACCTCGACCTCGTCGTCGACCTTGCGGCCGATCAGCGCGCGGCCGAGCGGCGAGTTGTACGAGATGCGGCCGGTCTTGGCGTCCGCCTCGGTCTGGCCGACGATCTGGTACTTCACCGGCTTGTCATCGTCGTCGAGCAGCGTGACGGTGGCGCCGAACACGATCTTGTCGCCCGACAGGTCGCGCGGGTCGATCACCTGCGCGCGGCTGAGCTTGTCCTCGATGTCGGAGATCGATGCCTCGACCTGGCCCTGGCGCTCCTTGGCAGCGTGGTATTCGGCGTTTTCCGAAAGATCGCCGTGCGCGCGCGCTTCCTCGATCGCGTCCACGATCTGCGGCCGTTCTTCTTTGAGACGCTTCAGGTCCTGGATGAGCTTTTCATAGCCCTCCTGGAGCATCGGCATCTTTTCGACGGTCGCCATCGTTGCGGTCCTTCGTTCACGTCCCCTGGCGCGAGCGGACCCGGATGGCCCGCCCGCACCTATCGTCTTGTTCTGGGGATCAGTTGTGCGGCCGCGAATAATAGGCCTGTAGCGGACGCACTTCAAGGGAGCGCCGCGAGAGGGCCTCGATCGCCTGCGCCGTGGCCACGCTCGCCGATGCCGTGGTGAAGTACGGCACCTTCTGCGCGACCGCAGACGCGCGGATGGACTCGGAGTCCCGCAGCGACTGCCAGCCTTCGGTGGTGTTGAAGATCAGCGCGATGTCGCCGTCGAGGATCCGGTCGACGATGTGCGGCCGGCCCTGCGCCACCTTGTTGACGCGCTCGACCGGCACGTCGTGTTCGGCGAGATAGTCGGCGGTGCCGGCGGTCGCGACGATGGCGAAGCCCAACTCCACCAGCAGCCGCGCGCCCGGCAGGATCACCGCCTTGTCGCTGTCCTTGACCGACACGAACACGGTGCCCCCGGTCGGCAGGGTGATGCCGGCGCCGAGCTGCGACTTGGCGAAGGCGGTCGCGAAATCGCTATCGATACCCATGACTTCGCCGGTGGACTTCATCTCTGGGCTGAGCACCGGATCGACGCCCGGGAAGCGGCCCCAGGGGAACACGGCTTCCTTGACGGCGATGTGGTCGATGTTGCGATCGATCGGCGGCAGGTCTGCCAGCTTCTCGCCCGCCATCACCCGGCTGGCGATCTTGGCGACGGGAACGCCGATCGCCTTGGCGACGAACGGCACGGTGCGCGAGGCGCGCGGGTTCACCTCGATGAGGTAGACCTGCCCATCCTTGACCGCGAACTGGATGTTCATCAGCCCCTTCACCGACAGTGCCTTGGCGAGCGCCACCGTCTGGCGCTCGATCTCGGCGATGAGTTCGGCGGACAGGCTGTAGGGCGGGATCGAGCAGGCGCTGTCGCCCGAGTGGACGCCGGCCTCCTCAATGTGCTGGAGCACGCCCGCGACCGTCACGTCGGTACCGTCGCTGATCGCGTCGACGTCGACCTCGATCGCGTCGCGCAGATACTGGTCGATCAGCACGGGGCTGTCGCCGGAGACCTGCACGGCCGTCTGGATATAGTCGTCGAGCTGGCGCTGGCTGTCGACGATCTCCATCGCGCGGCCGCCGAGCACATAGCTGGGACGCATCAGCACCGGGTAGCCGATGCGCTCGGCCACCGCGACCGCCTCGTCGCGGCTGCGGGCGATGCCGTTCGCCGGCTGGAGCAGGCCGAGCTTGGAGACGAGCGCGGCAAACCGCTCGCGGTCCTCCGCCAGGTCGATCGCATCCGGGCTGGTGCCCAGGATCGGGATCCCTGCGTCTTCCAGCGCCTTGGCGAGGTTGAGCGGGGTCTGGCCGCCGAACTGGACGATCACGCCCAGCAGCGTGCCCTTCTGCTGCTCGACATGCAGGATCTCCAGCACGTCCTCGGCCGTCAGCGGCTCGAAATAAAGGCGATCGGAGGTGTCATAGTCAGTGCTCACCGTCTCCGGGTTGCAGTTGACCATGATCGTCTCATAGCCCGCGTCCGACAGCGCGAAGCAGGCGTGGCAGCAGCAATAGTCGAACTCGATGCCCTGGCCGATGCGGTTGGGACCGCCGCCCAGGATCACGACCTTGGTACGCTCGGACGGCTGGCTCTCGTCCTCGGGCTCGCCGAAGGTCGGCGCCTCGTAGGTCGAGTACATGTAGGGCGTCTTGGCCTCGAACTCGGCAGCGCAGGTGTCGATGCGCTTGAAGACCGGGCGGACGCCGAGCTTCAGGCGATGCTCGCGCACCTCCGCCTCGGTCACGCCGCCGGACATCGCCTTCACCACCTCGTGGATCAGGCCGGAGCCCTGCGCGATGCCGCGCTGCATGCCGCGCAGGTGGACCGAGTCCAGCGCGAGCTTGGCCAGGCGCTTGTCGGAGAAGCCCATCGCCTTGAGGCGGCGCATGCCGGCCGTGTCGATCGGCAGGCCGTTGCGCTTCACCTCGTCCTCGGCAGCGATGATCTCGGCGATGCGCTCCAGGAACCAGGGGTCGTACTTGGCGATCGCATGGACCTCGGCGACGGTGAAGCCTTCGCGCAGCGCCTGCGCTGCCACCAGCAGCCGGTCCGGGGTGGCGACCGCGAGCGCCGCTTCGATCAGGTCGCGACGGGCGCCGACCAGCCGCTCGACCTCGTTGAAGCCGCACAGGCCGGTTTCGAGGCCGCGGAGCGCCTTTTGCAGGCTCTCGTGGATGTTGCGGCCGATCGCCATCACCTCGCCCACCGACTTCATCGCGGTGGAGAGCACGGCCTCGGAGCCCTTGAACTTCTCGAAGGCGAAGCGCGGGATCTTGGTGACCACGTAATCGATGGTCGGCTCGAACGACGCCG encodes:
- a CDS encoding 2-hydroxyacid dehydrogenase: MRVAVFSTKGYDRRFLEAANAKFGHGLSFFEARLDEQTAVLAEGHDAVCVFVNDRVDRPVLEALANTGIRTIALRCAGFNNVDLRAADALDITVVRVPAYSPHAVSEFTVALLMALDRKIHRAWARVRENNFALDGLIGRNVHGRTVGVIGTGRIGGYVARAFRLGFGCEVLASDVTPDPELEAIGVRYVEPAELLRQVDIVSLHCPLTPETRHIVDAAAIAAARPGLIVVNTSRGGLIDTSALIEGLKSRKIGGVALDVYEQEADLFFEDLSDEIIQDDVFQRLLTFPNVLVTGHQAFLTNEALEAIAATTLDSLARAEAGEPLPLRLSAEMVHA
- a CDS encoding pirin family protein; translation: MTDRSLVAAHPAHRDDIADLVTRRPLPGPGLPQVDPFLFLNHHGPQTYSPGNHGLPFGPHPHRGFETVTFILEGSLAHHDTGGHAYVVDAGGVQWMTAGSGLIHAELSPPAFKRTGGPMEILQLWVNLPARLKMTEPRYTGVQADAIPVLPLGSGCELRLISGSFADRQGPVDSLTGVFMSVVSLAPEADVRLPAPADRSVFLYAVRGNVAVAGKPLPQWHLAELAHDGDTLALASEAGALLLFGHADPIGEPVVAHGPFVMNTREEIVQAIHDYQAGRFGDPAGLRI
- a CDS encoding glutathione S-transferase family protein gives rise to the protein MGLLVDGVWQDRWYDTSKTGGRFERSKSQFRNWVTPDGAAGPTGEGGFAAEPGRYHLYVSLACPWAHRTLIARRLKGLEDLVSVSVVHWLMQENGWTFAAGPCVTGDPIHGADYLHQVYTAADPHYSGRVTVPVLWDKQRATLVSNESADILRMFGSAFDCVGARKGDFYPEPLRAEIDALNERIYHDVNNGVYRAGFATTQDAYEEAVVPLFAALDALEARLAQGRYLFGDTLTEADIRLFTTLIRFDPVYHGHFKCNLRRIADYPALSRFVRDVYHLPGVAETTNFDHIKRHYYQSHTTINPTGIVPVGPDMALELGG
- the greA gene encoding transcription elongation factor GreA, coding for MATVEKMPMLQEGYEKLIQDLKRLKEERPQIVDAIEEARAHGDLSENAEYHAAKERQGQVEASISDIEDKLSRAQVIDPRDLSGDKIVFGATVTLLDDDDKPVKYQIVGQTEADAKTGRISYNSPLGRALIGRKVDDEVEVSVPAGDRYYVVSKIEFI
- the carB gene encoding carbamoyl-phosphate synthase large subunit is translated as MPKRTDISSILVIGAGPIVIGQACEFDYSGVQAIKALKEEGFRIVLVNSNPATIMTDPELADATYVEPITPAVVAKIIEKERPDAVLPTMGGQTALNTALALFRDGTLDKFGVKMIGADADAIDKAEDRLKFRDAMDKIGLESARSAIAHTEAEALEGLDKVGLPAIIRPSFTLGGTGGGVAYNKDEFLKIVRAGLDASPTTEVLIEESLLGWKEYEMEVVRDRADNCIIVCSIENIDPMGVHTGDSITVAPALTLTDKEYQIMRNASIAVLREIGVETGGSNVQFAVNPKDGRLIVIEMNPRVSRSSALASKATGFPIAKVAAKLAVGYTLDEITNDITGATPASFEPTIDYVVTKIPRFAFEKFKGSEAVLSTAMKSVGEVMAIGRNIHESLQKALRGLETGLCGFNEVERLVGARRDLIEAALAVATPDRLLVAAQALREGFTVAEVHAIAKYDPWFLERIAEIIAAEDEVKRNGLPIDTAGMRRLKAMGFSDKRLAKLALDSVHLRGMQRGIAQGSGLIHEVVKAMSGGVTEAEVREHRLKLGVRPVFKRIDTCAAEFEAKTPYMYSTYEAPTFGEPEDESQPSERTKVVILGGGPNRIGQGIEFDYCCCHACFALSDAGYETIMVNCNPETVSTDYDTSDRLYFEPLTAEDVLEILHVEQQKGTLLGVIVQFGGQTPLNLAKALEDAGIPILGTSPDAIDLAEDRERFAALVSKLGLLQPANGIARSRDEAVAVAERIGYPVLMRPSYVLGGRAMEIVDSQRQLDDYIQTAVQVSGDSPVLIDQYLRDAIEVDVDAISDGTDVTVAGVLQHIEEAGVHSGDSACSIPPYSLSAELIAEIERQTVALAKALSVKGLMNIQFAVKDGQVYLIEVNPRASRTVPFVAKAIGVPVAKIASRVMAGEKLADLPPIDRNIDHIAVKEAVFPWGRFPGVDPVLSPEMKSTGEVMGIDSDFATAFAKSQLGAGITLPTGGTVFVSVKDSDKAVILPGARLLVELGFAIVATAGTADYLAEHDVPVERVNKVAQGRPHIVDRILDGDIALIFNTTEGWQSLRDSESIRASAVAQKVPYFTTASASVATAQAIEALSRRSLEVRPLQAYYSRPHN